The proteins below are encoded in one region of Bremerella sp. P1:
- a CDS encoding AraC family transcriptional regulator has product MPHQIALVVVPSSDNQIRMLRGILQYAAETSRIRIIKNAAIPYIPWKHLKEAKADGVIAYAETSEQIDFLKSLKIPFVNLTLHEPPAEDLAIVHSDNVEIGRRLADHLISLGLRNFAFVGHFDWYHNQLRREGFLARLRESGFDATSIEVAFESDTQGDVVFRRIDQEQLRSQLAELPQPCGVATCHDEFAYEVVECTKQLGISIPFGISVVGVNNYGLICDTTSPPLSSIAQNSERIGYLAAQLLDQLIQGEPTPSEPILVAPGPLIARRSSEFLALDDKEVASAIEFIRARYGQPITVADIVENSEVSRKTLENRFKSVVGHSIAHEIRLSRMRHAQHLLSSTSLSVIDVAIRSGFDSTSGFIRAFREYTGTTPADYRNA; this is encoded by the coding sequence ATGCCACACCAGATCGCACTTGTGGTGGTTCCCAGTTCGGATAACCAGATCCGAATGCTCCGTGGTATCTTGCAATATGCCGCGGAAACGTCGCGAATTCGAATCATCAAGAATGCCGCAATCCCTTACATCCCCTGGAAACACTTGAAAGAGGCCAAGGCCGATGGGGTGATTGCCTACGCCGAGACCAGCGAGCAGATCGACTTTCTGAAGTCGCTCAAGATTCCCTTCGTAAATTTGACACTCCACGAGCCACCTGCGGAAGATCTGGCAATCGTCCACTCCGACAACGTCGAGATTGGCCGACGTCTGGCGGATCATCTGATCAGCTTGGGCTTACGCAATTTCGCTTTCGTAGGGCATTTTGACTGGTATCACAATCAACTTCGTCGGGAAGGCTTCCTCGCGCGGCTGCGCGAGTCGGGTTTTGACGCCACCTCAATCGAAGTGGCCTTTGAATCAGATACGCAAGGCGATGTCGTTTTTCGTCGAATCGATCAGGAACAATTGCGTAGTCAACTTGCCGAACTGCCTCAGCCTTGCGGTGTTGCGACATGTCATGATGAATTCGCGTACGAGGTAGTCGAATGTACCAAACAGCTGGGTATTAGCATTCCCTTTGGAATCTCGGTCGTCGGGGTGAACAACTACGGTTTGATTTGCGATACGACATCGCCTCCCTTATCCAGCATCGCTCAGAACTCAGAACGAATCGGATATTTGGCGGCTCAATTGTTGGATCAGTTGATCCAAGGCGAGCCTACCCCGTCAGAGCCGATCTTGGTAGCGCCAGGCCCGCTCATCGCACGGCGTTCCTCAGAGTTTCTGGCCCTGGATGACAAGGAGGTCGCTTCTGCGATCGAGTTTATTCGAGCCCGATACGGGCAACCAATCACCGTGGCTGACATTGTCGAGAACTCCGAGGTCAGCCGTAAAACGCTCGAAAATCGCTTCAAATCGGTCGTGGGCCATTCGATCGCCCACGAAATTCGGCTATCGCGTATGCGGCATGCGCAACATCTACTTTCTTCGACTTCGTTAAGCGTCATCGATGTAGCAATCCGTAGCGGTTTCGACAGCACCAGTGGATTCATTCGTGCGTTTCGGGAATACACCGGCACAACGCCTGCGGATTATCGAAACGCCTGA